One window of the Syngnathoides biaculeatus isolate LvHL_M chromosome 11, ASM1980259v1, whole genome shotgun sequence genome contains the following:
- the LOC133508409 gene encoding gastrotropin-like, translating into MSFTGKYELESQENYEKFLEAIGLLSAKTDSKVQTEVLQDGNAFTWTQSTPNWTWSNKFTIGKECELVTMKGSKFKAPVSMEGGKISVQFPQYLFTAEMVNNKLVMNCITPGEKGVTFKRVSKKI; encoded by the exons ATGTCTTTCACTGGGAAATATGAGTTGGAGAGTCAAGAAAACTACGAAAAGTTCCTCGAAGCAATCG GACTTCTTAGTGCCAAGACTGACAGCAAAGTGCAGACAGAAGTGCTTCAGGACGGAAATGCATTCACCTGGACTCAAAGCACCCCCAACTGGACTTGGTCAAATAAGTTCACCATTGGTAAGGAATGTGAGCTGGTCACAATGAAAGGCTCCAAATTCAAG GCCCCCGTGAGTATGGAAGGTGGGAAGATTTCAGTACAATTTCCACAGTACCTCTTCACAGCTGAGATGGTGAACAATAAGTTGGTCATG AATTGCATCACTCCGGGAGAGAAGGGCGTGACTTTCAAAAGGGTGAGCAAGAAGATCTGA